A single Numenius arquata chromosome 1, bNumArq3.hap1.1, whole genome shotgun sequence DNA region contains:
- the DIPK2B gene encoding divergent protein kinase domain 2B produces the protein MGRWICCLCSRVADSLMLLLVLALSCNPSTAATASPSAPHIKPSYNFGRTFLGLDKCNACIGTSICKKFFKEEIRFDTWLSSRLKLPPSYLLSYSGNYTDDAKSWRLVDITRLTSKYRHDRADKRICTALLKTKTCSLERALRRTQRFQKWLRAKRLTPDLVQGLSSPMLRCPSQRLLDRIVRRYAEVPDAGSIYMDHLTDRDKLRLLYTLSVNSHPILLQIFPDVEGWPFPRYLGSCGRLVVSASTRPLRDFYGAAPEVAADLALQLLAVLRSMGTNDLNYFFYFTHVDAGTFGVFSNGHLFIRDASTLGIIDKEEGSQLIDGQQEYKDIFSCLTVDCQSAFVSCNSIREKHSLIMVCQELLPKLLKGKFLQPVQEKIDSFLQHCASGLADDQGVNEALAELAEILKPLRSCDSRFAYRYPDCKYSDKY, from the exons ATGGGGCGCTGGATATGTTGCCTTTGCTCCAGAGTTGCAGATTCGTTGATGCTGCTCCTGGTTTTGGCTCTGAGCTGTAACCCTTCCACAGCAGCAACAGCTTCTCCGTCTGCGCCCCACATCAAACCCAGCTACAATTTTGGCCGGACTTTCCTGGGACTTGATAAATGCAACGCCTGCATTGGGACATCCATTTGCAAGaaattctttaaagaagaaataag GTTTGACACCTGGCTTTCTTCTCGTTTAAAGCTGCCCCCCAGCTACCTGCTCAGCTACTCGGGCAACTACACTGACGATGCCAAGAGCTGGCGGCTGGTCGACATCACCCGGCTGACCTCCAAGTACCGGCACGACCGGGCCGACAAACGCATCTGCACCGCCCTGCTGAAGACCAAGACCTGCAGCCTGGAGCGTGCCCTGCGCCGCACACAACGCTTCCAGAAATGGCTGCGGGCCAAGCGCCTCACCCCCGACCTAGTCCAG GGCCTGTCTAGCCCAATGCTGCGCTGCCCGTCCCAGCGTCTCCTGGACAGGATAGTGCGGCGCTATGCTGAGGTGCCAGATGCTGGCAGCATCTACATGGACCACCTCACCGACCGGGACAAACTGCGCCTGCTGTACACGCTGTCAGTGAATTCACACCCCATCTTGTTACAG ATCTTCCCTGATGTGGAGGGATGGCCCTTCCCACGGTACCTGGGCTCCTGCGGGCGGCTGGTGGTCAGCGCCAGCACCCGGCCCCTGCGTGACTTCTACGGTGCAGCCCCCGAGGTGGCCGCTGACCTGGCCCTCCAGCTCCTCGCTGTCCTTCGCTCCATGGGCACCAATGACCTCAACTATTTCTTCTACTTCACCCACGTGGATGCTGGCACCTTTGGTGTGTTTAGCAACGGGCATCTGTTCATCCGGGATGCCAGCACGCTGGGGATCATCGACAAGGAGGAAG gGAGCCAGCTGATTGATGGCCAACAGGAGTATAAAGATATATTTAGCTGTTTGACTGTGGACTGCCAGTCTGCATTTGTGTCCTGTAACTCCATCAGAGAGAAGCACAGCCTCATCATGGTGTGTCAAGAGCTTTTGCCTAAGCTCCTGAAGGGGAAATTCCTGCAGCCCGTGCAGGAGAAAATAGACAGCTTCTTGCAGCACTGCGCCAGTGGCCTTGCTGATGACCAAGGTGTCAATGAGGCACTTGCAGAGCTGGCAGAGATCCTGAAACCTCTACGGTCTTGTGATTCCCGTTTTGCCTACCGCTACCCTGACTGCAAATACAGTGACAAATACTGA